The Erigeron canadensis isolate Cc75 chromosome 1, C_canadensis_v1, whole genome shotgun sequence genome segment ATTGCGATTTATTGTTAGTTTGATACAGGGTTTTGTTAAAAATCAATGATGTAATGGGTGGTTTTGGTGTACGTAGTCGTGAGTAGGTCTCATTTATATGAATTATGAAAAgctaatattacaaataacgGTTGCTTTTATTTTACCATTTTTGGGAACCTTCTTATGTCGTGCTAGATGAGGAGTTGACAATGAACATTATGTACTTAATAATTGCTGGTAATGTGGGGTTGTCACAATGATTTATACCTGTAAACTGTGGAACCTTTTTTTGTCGTGGTTTGCTCCATTCATTGTTCTCTGTATGAATTGTGTgctatcatcatttttatttttaatgtgtgCTGAAGAGACTAATGAGACAGAAATTACTTATCATGTATCAAGTTGTTAAGTCACatttgtttaattgttttaGTATGTCTGAATTTATATTGTGAAACTTGTAGGCCAATGCAGCATCAGGGATGGCTGTGCACGATGAGTGCAAGCTAAAGTTTATGGACTTGAAGGCAAAAAGGACTTTTCGCTTCATCATTTATAAGATAGAAGAGAAGCAAAAGCAGGTGATAGTAGAAAAGCTCGGGGAACCAGCAGAGACTTATGATGCTTTTGCAGCATGTCTTCCCGCTGATGAGTGCCGATATGCTGTATTCGATTACGAATTTTTGACCCCAGAAGGTGTTCCAAAGAGCAGGATTTTCTTCATCGCATGGTACTTATTAATAACATCTTCTACTATTGATTGTTAACTGTTGAACTCTCTTTGAAGTTTGAATGACGTGTTGCAATAAATCATGTGGAAGGTCTCCGGATGTTGCAAGGGTGAGGAGCAAGATGATTTACGCCAGCTCCAAGGACAGGTTCAAGAGAGAGCTTGATGGTATTCAGGTGGAGTTGCAAGCAACAGATGCTAGTGAGGTGGGGCTTGATGTTATCCAAAGCCGAGCAAGCTGAAGCTGCATAAAAAGTTAATGGAGATGCCCCTATTCTTCATTTATGTTAAATGTCTATAGTGTCCCTGGTATGTAGATTAATGATGAATGACTGGCATACCAGAAGGATGTTACTTTCCAAGAACTAGTGTGGTGGCTTAAGGTAAAAATTGTGTGATGTTTGTGTGATTTAACAGAAGCAATATGAATTTGTACTGTATTTCGATTTGATTTCTGTTCATGGATTTTGGTATGTTTTACTCACTTGGAATGACCATTtgcaattatttttttattcctttttgtgttgatttttgCGTTTGTTGAACCTGAAATAACGAATGCTGCTCAATAGTATAATTTAGCTCATAGGGAAGTATTGGCGTTTTACTAGCTGCATGGCGATGTATGTAATAAGTCTGCTCATTTAAAGGGCGCAAATGATAtaacattgatttaattttgCAAACGTTTCGATCTATGCAATGTGCATTATTGTTGCACCTGCCACTGAACTTGTAAAATGTCTGATGTTTGTTAAATGATCAATGACTAATCTTAttcagaaaagaaaaacattttaAGATCGTTGTGGTCCAATAGGTATGTGTTACTgctgattttgtatatgttctCTAGAAGCCACGACTAGCATTTGTAGTTTTGAGTTTTATTATATGAATTTTTGATGAAAAGAAAAGGGAAGAAAACCTTGGTGGCCTTAAGATTTATTTTGTTCAGTTATGCAATAGATGGTGTTATCAAAATCTGAAGTCCATACAAAGTAGTCTGTTTTTGCATTCACCAGGTGCATTTCTCAAACTATTGGAAGAATATAAAAGCAGAACTAGAAACTATGATTTTTGCAGACATGGTATAAGGGTCAAATAGAACcattttttatatctttctaAGCAATTTAAGATAACATGCTTTTAATAAATTGCTTCTATACGAAGGCATTTCTAGACAATCTATGTTGCTATATGTTGGATAGCCAAAGAAGGTTTTCGACTATGTTTCAACTTGACGACTTCTCATAAACTTTGCAATCTCCACATATCTTAGCATCATGCTGTATAGATTCTTGGAGCTATTGAGACAGAACAATTATAGGTGCAAACTTGGATTAAATGGTCAAATGAGCGAGTGTAGTTCTGCTGGCCTGGCCATACAGGGCTTGATTCTATCAATTTTCTTCATGCACCGATCCTCCTTGTCTATATGCCAAAAATATTATGTACACAAATGATTTTGTTCAGAGTTCCAAATGTAGGGTTTGCATTGAGAGACACAAGTCCTTGCCAAGGGACCAATATCCTAGTGTTTCAACAGCATATCTTTAACAAAGTAAACCTAGTACAAATATGTGTCTCAAATCCATCATCTtcgtttttaaaga includes the following:
- the LOC122584388 gene encoding actin-depolymerizing factor 2-like; the encoded protein is MANAASGMAVHDECKLKFMDLKAKRTFRFIIYKIEEKQKQVIVEKLGEPAETYDAFAACLPADECRYAVFDYEFLTPEGVPKSRIFFIAWSPDVARVRSKMIYASSKDRFKRELDGIQVELQATDASEVGLDVIQSRAS